From the genome of Pirellulaceae bacterium:
TTTTTGCGGAAAACTACGCAGCGTGGAGCGAATCGGATTCGATACGGAATTTGTCTCGGAGGACACCTACCGTCCGGACCTTTGTCTGATCCAGATTGCTGCAGATGATTTGTTGGCGGTGATTGATCCCAAAGAGGTCGAATCGGTGCGACCCTTCTGGGATGTTCTTTCGAGTGGAGAGCATGAAACGATTGCGCACGCGGGTCGGGAAGAATTGCGATTTTGCCTGCACGAGATGGGAAAGCGGCCAACGCGCTTGTTCGATACTCAAATCGCGGCGGGGATGATTGGTTTGGAATATCCAGCCGCCTATGGCAAGCTGCTGGCGAAATTGCTCGATCGGACCCTGGCGAAGGGTGAAACTCGCACCGATTGGCGGCGACGACCTTTGTCCGATCGGCAGATCGAATATGCCTTGCAGGACGTTTTGTACCTCGAGCCACTCTACGAACGTATCAATGGCCGTTTGGAAGAGCTACACCGTCGAGCTTGGTTTGATGATGAAATGGATCAGTGGCAAAAGGAAATCGAAGATTTTGAGCAACGAGAGAATTGGCGGCGCGTCTCAGGTACGTCGGGCCTATCTGAAAAGGCGATGGTGATCGTGCGCGAAATTTGGCGTTGGCGTGAGGAGCAAGCCGAAGCCCAAGATCGTCCCCCGCGTCGAATTCTCCGTGATGATTTGATTGTGGAGATGGCGCGGCGTGGGAAAAGCGATGTGAAGCAGTTACGAGCGATTCGCGGGATCGAACGGAGTCTTGCTAAGCGACACTTTCCAGAGATCAGTGAAAGTATTCAGCGAGCTTTGGATTTG
Proteins encoded in this window:
- a CDS encoding HRDC domain-containing protein, producing the protein MHHEYIRTQSQLEIFCGKLRSVERIGFDTEFVSEDTYRPDLCLIQIAADDLLAVIDPKEVESVRPFWDVLSSGEHETIAHAGREELRFCLHEMGKRPTRLFDTQIAAGMIGLEYPAAYGKLLAKLLDRTLAKGETRTDWRRRPLSDRQIEYALQDVLYLEPLYERINGRLEELHRRAWFDDEMDQWQKEIEDFEQRENWRRVSGTSGLSEKAMVIVREIWRWREEQAEAQDRPPRRILRDDLIVEMARRGKSDVKQLRAIRGIERSLAKRHFPEISESIQRALDLPKNEWPSVRRNRSSNQASLVGQFIATALSTVCRSQNLAPSLVGTVQDVRDLVDYRLVDNPAADPPALATGWRAEVVGRTLDDVLEGRTAIRIRNPLSDSPLALEPVDAPNRA